One segment of Theobroma cacao cultivar B97-61/B2 chromosome 9, Criollo_cocoa_genome_V2, whole genome shotgun sequence DNA contains the following:
- the LOC18589419 gene encoding RNA polymerase II C-terminal domain phosphatase-like 4 isoform X2 has protein sequence MSLVTDSPVHSSSSDDFAALLDAELEVGSSGSSPDEEDVEADGDNNNDNNDDDDDDDDDLDSQRNKRCKTEKLEDLEESQGSTSQGLIEDKIELSLKKDICTHPGSFGQMCILCGQRLDDESGVTFGYIHKGLRLGNDEIVRLRSTDMKNLLRHKKLYLVLDLDHTLLNSTQLMHLTPDEEYLKGQSDSLQDVSRGSLFMLDFMHMMTKLRPFVRTFLKEASEMFEMYIYTMGDRPYALEMAKLLDPRREYFSDRVISRDDGTQKHQKGLDVVLGQESAVVILDDTENAWMKHKDNLILMERYHYFASSCHQFGYKCKSLSQLKSDESEPDGALASVLKALRQIHHMFFDELDCNLASRDVRQVLKTVREEVLKGCKIVFSHVFPTNFPAESHPLWKMAEQLGATCSTETDLSVTHVVSTDAGTEKSRWAVKEKKFLVHPRWIEATNYLWQKQPEENFPVSQGKNQ, from the exons ATGAGTCTCGTAACTGATTCCCCAGTACACTCGTCTAGCAGCGATGACTTTGCCGCATTGCTTGATGCTGAGCTGGAAGTCGGTTCTTCTGGTTCATCACCAGACGAAGAAGATGTAGAAGCTGATGgtgataataataatgataataatgatgatgatgatgatgatgatgatgaccttGATAGTCAAAG GAACAAAAGGTGCAAGACTGAGAAGTTGGAAGACCTTGAAGAATCTCAGGGATCAACCTCTCAGGGTTTGATAGAGGACAAGATAG AACTGTCCTTGAAGAAGGATATATGTACACATCCAGGTTCTTTCGGACAAATGTGCATCCTTTGTGGGCAAAGGTTGGATGATGAATCTGGTGTAACATTTGGGTATATACATAAG GGTTTAAGGCTTGGTAACGATGAAATTGTTCGATTACGCAGCACAGACATGAAAAATTTGTTACGTCATAAGAAGCTTTATTTAGTCCTTGATTTAGATCACACACTGCTTAATTCTACTCAGCTCATGCACCTAACACCTGATGAAGAATATTTGAAGGGTCAATCTGATTCCCTTCAAG ATGTTTCAAGAGGCAGCCTCTTCATGTTGGACTTTATGCATATGATGACCAAATTGAGGCCCTTTGTCCGTACATTTCTCAAAGAAGCAAGTGAAATGTTTGAGATGTATATTTACACAATGGGTGATAGACCCTATGCATTAGAAATGGCTAAACTGCTTGACCCCAGAAGAGAGTACTTCAGTGATAGAGTGATTTCAAGAGATGATGGCACCCAGAAACACCAAAAGGGTCTTGATGTAGTACTAGGGCAAGAGAGTGCTGTTGTGATCCTTGATGATACAGAAAAT gcATGGATGAAGCACAAAGACAATTTGATACTGATGGAAAGATATCATTACTTTGCTTCAAGTTGTCATCAATTTGGCTACAAATGCAAGTCACTTTCTCAGTTGAAGAGTGACGAAAGTGAGCCTGATGGAGCACTTGCTTCGGTTCTTAAAGCACTTAGGCAAATCCACCACATGTTCTTTGAT GAACTTGATTGCAATCTTGCTAGCAGAGACGTCAGGCAG GTGTTGAAAACAGTTCGGGAGGAAGTGCTCAAAGGGTGTAAAATTGTTTTCAGCCATGTTTTCCCGACAAATTTCCCAGCAGAGAGTCATCCTCTGTGGAAGATGGCAGAGCAGTTAGGAGCTACTTGCTCAACAGAAACTGACCTTTCAGTTACACATGTTGTTTCAACAGATGCTGGGACAGAAAAGTCTCGCTGGGCAGTGAAGGAGAAGAAGTTTTTGGTCCATCCACGGTGGATAGAAGCTACAAATTATTTGTGGCAGAAGCAGCCTGAAGAGAACTTTCCCGTTAGCCAAGGAAAGAATCAATGA
- the LOC18589419 gene encoding RNA polymerase II C-terminal domain phosphatase-like 4 isoform X1, with amino-acid sequence MSLVTDSPVHSSSSDDFAALLDAELEVGSSGSSPDEEDVEADGDNNNDNNDDDDDDDDDLDSQRNKRCKTEKLEDLEESQGSTSQGLIEDKIVIHAELSLKKDICTHPGSFGQMCILCGQRLDDESGVTFGYIHKGLRLGNDEIVRLRSTDMKNLLRHKKLYLVLDLDHTLLNSTQLMHLTPDEEYLKGQSDSLQDVSRGSLFMLDFMHMMTKLRPFVRTFLKEASEMFEMYIYTMGDRPYALEMAKLLDPRREYFSDRVISRDDGTQKHQKGLDVVLGQESAVVILDDTENAWMKHKDNLILMERYHYFASSCHQFGYKCKSLSQLKSDESEPDGALASVLKALRQIHHMFFDELDCNLASRDVRQVLKTVREEVLKGCKIVFSHVFPTNFPAESHPLWKMAEQLGATCSTETDLSVTHVVSTDAGTEKSRWAVKEKKFLVHPRWIEATNYLWQKQPEENFPVSQGKNQ; translated from the exons ATGAGTCTCGTAACTGATTCCCCAGTACACTCGTCTAGCAGCGATGACTTTGCCGCATTGCTTGATGCTGAGCTGGAAGTCGGTTCTTCTGGTTCATCACCAGACGAAGAAGATGTAGAAGCTGATGgtgataataataatgataataatgatgatgatgatgatgatgatgatgaccttGATAGTCAAAG GAACAAAAGGTGCAAGACTGAGAAGTTGGAAGACCTTGAAGAATCTCAGGGATCAACCTCTCAGGGTTTGATAGAGGACAAGATAG TTATACATGCAGAACTGTCCTTGAAGAAGGATATATGTACACATCCAGGTTCTTTCGGACAAATGTGCATCCTTTGTGGGCAAAGGTTGGATGATGAATCTGGTGTAACATTTGGGTATATACATAAG GGTTTAAGGCTTGGTAACGATGAAATTGTTCGATTACGCAGCACAGACATGAAAAATTTGTTACGTCATAAGAAGCTTTATTTAGTCCTTGATTTAGATCACACACTGCTTAATTCTACTCAGCTCATGCACCTAACACCTGATGAAGAATATTTGAAGGGTCAATCTGATTCCCTTCAAG ATGTTTCAAGAGGCAGCCTCTTCATGTTGGACTTTATGCATATGATGACCAAATTGAGGCCCTTTGTCCGTACATTTCTCAAAGAAGCAAGTGAAATGTTTGAGATGTATATTTACACAATGGGTGATAGACCCTATGCATTAGAAATGGCTAAACTGCTTGACCCCAGAAGAGAGTACTTCAGTGATAGAGTGATTTCAAGAGATGATGGCACCCAGAAACACCAAAAGGGTCTTGATGTAGTACTAGGGCAAGAGAGTGCTGTTGTGATCCTTGATGATACAGAAAAT gcATGGATGAAGCACAAAGACAATTTGATACTGATGGAAAGATATCATTACTTTGCTTCAAGTTGTCATCAATTTGGCTACAAATGCAAGTCACTTTCTCAGTTGAAGAGTGACGAAAGTGAGCCTGATGGAGCACTTGCTTCGGTTCTTAAAGCACTTAGGCAAATCCACCACATGTTCTTTGAT GAACTTGATTGCAATCTTGCTAGCAGAGACGTCAGGCAG GTGTTGAAAACAGTTCGGGAGGAAGTGCTCAAAGGGTGTAAAATTGTTTTCAGCCATGTTTTCCCGACAAATTTCCCAGCAGAGAGTCATCCTCTGTGGAAGATGGCAGAGCAGTTAGGAGCTACTTGCTCAACAGAAACTGACCTTTCAGTTACACATGTTGTTTCAACAGATGCTGGGACAGAAAAGTCTCGCTGGGCAGTGAAGGAGAAGAAGTTTTTGGTCCATCCACGGTGGATAGAAGCTACAAATTATTTGTGGCAGAAGCAGCCTGAAGAGAACTTTCCCGTTAGCCAAGGAAAGAATCAATGA